From one Alicyclobacillus acidocaldarius subsp. acidocaldarius Tc-4-1 genomic stretch:
- the rarD gene encoding EamA family transporter RarD — MNERETEWRAVTDRKGLWYAFLAYAGWGLLPAYWNVFERMSPYELLSYRMVFSALTIWIWVALARRVRNVAGVMRDGRRARLMALGSLMITVNWLTFIVAVNTGHVVESSLGYYINPIVNVLLGLLLFRERLDGWQWGALTIAMAGVGIMMGAYGQVPWLALALAGSFGLYGVVKKRVDADAVQSLTWETTLALPLAAAYLAATFATHRVTITQLTSWQMALLVLSGLFTAVPLLLFAMAAKRLSLATLGMVQYISPTLQLVIGLAVDHEAFTRADAVGFACIWMALALYTISLVRNERRHRHRPANCQAMSEAAKG; from the coding sequence TTGAACGAGAGAGAAACGGAGTGGCGCGCGGTGACGGATCGCAAAGGGCTGTGGTACGCGTTTTTGGCCTACGCGGGCTGGGGGCTCCTCCCTGCGTATTGGAACGTGTTCGAGCGGATGTCTCCGTATGAGCTCCTGTCGTATCGGATGGTGTTTTCGGCGTTGACCATCTGGATTTGGGTGGCGCTCGCGCGCCGCGTGCGAAACGTGGCGGGCGTGATGCGCGACGGACGCCGGGCGCGGCTCATGGCGCTCGGTTCGCTCATGATCACGGTGAACTGGCTGACGTTCATCGTCGCGGTGAACACCGGCCATGTGGTGGAGTCGAGCCTCGGTTATTACATCAACCCCATTGTGAACGTGCTCTTGGGCCTGCTCCTCTTTCGCGAGCGGCTCGACGGCTGGCAGTGGGGGGCGCTCACCATCGCCATGGCGGGTGTGGGCATTATGATGGGCGCCTACGGACAGGTGCCCTGGCTGGCGCTCGCGCTCGCCGGATCGTTCGGCCTGTACGGCGTGGTGAAAAAGCGCGTGGACGCAGACGCCGTGCAAAGCCTCACGTGGGAAACCACGCTGGCCCTGCCGCTCGCTGCCGCGTATCTCGCCGCCACGTTCGCCACACATCGCGTGACCATCACTCAACTCACAAGCTGGCAGATGGCGTTGCTTGTCCTCAGCGGCCTTTTCACGGCCGTGCCGCTGCTTCTGTTCGCCATGGCCGCCAAGCGGTTGAGCCTCGCGACCCTCGGCATGGTGCAGTACATCTCCCCAACCCTGCAACTCGTCATTGGCCTCGCGGTCGATCACGAAGCCTTCACGCGGGCCGACGCAGTAGGATTTGCGTGCATCTGGATGGCGCTTGCGCTCTACACCATCTCCCTCGTGCGAAACGAGCGGCGTCACCGCCATCGTCCGGCGAATTGCCAAGCGATGAGCGAGGCCGCGAAAGGGTGA
- a CDS encoding MFS transporter codes for MRLWIGSGISSLGGTMTPFAVMLQVYRATHSTLDVGLTGLASVLPGALFVLLGGSVGDRANRRKLALLATTGQMLVSAVLAVQALMAWSAFWLIYALLCAQSVLGVINAPARRTFVPRLLPKEQVRAGQTLNTLAIRFGEVARPSLAGVIASFAGLGWCYACDAATFLAALYAIYRLPPMLPEANAKQGGMLDGVMEGVLLGRWRALLGAMLADLSVTVLGVPTALLPALVSERFGGRPETLGLMMGATGIGGLVILALSGPVRHIRSEGKAILVACAAWAMAAGCLVGTGGPQLGNLRAGLVGSLLPPGAAIAVGGLSTLAAIFCVGWFVPELRRARGDGDF; via the coding sequence TTGCGGCTCTGGATTGGCAGCGGCATCTCCTCGCTCGGGGGCACCATGACGCCCTTCGCGGTCATGCTGCAGGTGTATCGAGCCACGCACAGCACCCTCGATGTCGGGCTGACCGGCCTCGCCAGCGTGCTGCCAGGTGCGCTGTTCGTGCTCCTCGGCGGAAGCGTGGGCGATCGCGCCAATCGCCGCAAGCTCGCTCTTCTCGCCACAACCGGGCAGATGCTCGTGTCCGCAGTCCTCGCTGTGCAGGCGCTCATGGCGTGGTCCGCGTTCTGGCTCATCTACGCGCTGTTGTGCGCGCAGTCGGTGCTTGGAGTTATCAACGCCCCGGCGCGCCGGACGTTTGTGCCGCGCCTTCTGCCCAAGGAGCAGGTGCGAGCGGGGCAGACGCTGAACACTTTGGCCATTCGCTTTGGGGAGGTCGCTCGGCCTTCGCTTGCGGGCGTGATTGCCAGTTTCGCCGGACTCGGATGGTGTTACGCCTGCGACGCGGCGACCTTTCTCGCGGCGCTCTACGCCATCTATCGTTTGCCGCCCATGTTGCCAGAGGCCAATGCCAAGCAGGGGGGCATGTTGGACGGCGTGATGGAGGGGGTGCTTCTTGGGCGATGGCGCGCCCTTCTCGGCGCCATGTTGGCTGATCTCAGCGTCACCGTGCTCGGCGTGCCCACCGCGCTCCTGCCGGCGCTTGTGAGCGAGCGCTTTGGCGGCCGGCCGGAGACGCTCGGCCTGATGATGGGCGCCACCGGCATCGGCGGCCTGGTCATCCTGGCCCTGTCGGGCCCTGTGCGCCACATTCGGTCCGAAGGCAAAGCGATTCTGGTCGCCTGTGCCGCCTGGGCCATGGCTGCCGGGTGTCTCGTGGGGACGGGCGGTCCGCAGCTCGGCAATCTCCGCGCAGGGCTTGTGGGGAGTCTGCTCCCGCCCGGTGCGGCCATTGCCGTCGGCGGACTTTCCACGCTCGCCGCCATCTTTTGCGTCGGTTGGTTCGTGCCCGAGCTGCGGAGGGCGCGCGGGGATGGAGACTTCTGA
- a CDS encoding (R)-mandelonitrile lyase, translating into MKIVRNRERKPSAGSSATFTGRVSITPVWNAEEPSRVGAAVVRFEPGARTAWHTHPLGQLLIILEGVGWVQREGESVQEVYPGDIVWFESGERHWHGASPEHAMAHVAIQEALDGSPVDWMEHVTEAEYRRG; encoded by the coding sequence ATGAAAATTGTCCGCAACCGAGAGCGCAAACCGTCCGCTGGGTCCTCCGCGACCTTCACAGGGCGCGTCTCCATCACGCCCGTCTGGAACGCGGAGGAGCCATCCCGCGTGGGCGCGGCGGTCGTCCGATTTGAACCCGGTGCACGAACGGCGTGGCACACGCATCCGCTTGGCCAACTGTTGATCATCCTAGAAGGCGTAGGCTGGGTCCAACGAGAAGGCGAATCGGTCCAGGAGGTTTACCCTGGGGACATCGTTTGGTTCGAGTCTGGCGAAAGGCACTGGCACGGCGCTTCACCAGAGCACGCCATGGCGCACGTGGCGATTCAGGAAGCTCTCGACGGCTCGCCGGTCGATTGGATGGAGCACGTCACGGAGGCCGAATACCGGCGCGGTTGA
- a CDS encoding zinc-dependent alcohol dehydrogenase family protein, whose protein sequence is MKGTVIHAPWDVRYEDREDPRIEEPTDAIIRIVATCVCGSDLWTYRGLNPIEKPIPMGHEYVGIVEEVGPDVRHVKPGQFVIGAFFATDGTCPICQAGYPSSCVNRRSIPGAQAPYVRIPWADGTLVPTPGMPDRALIPSLLTLSDVMGTGWFAADAAEVRPGKTAVVVGDGAVGLCAVIAAKQMGASRIIVMSRHEKRQALAKEFGATDIVEERGDEGVKRILDMTDGLGAESVLECVGTQEAMMQAIQCTRPGGHMSFVGVPHGVSLDGRLLFYKQIHLHGGPAPVRRYLPDLIQLVWQGKIQPGKVFDLELPLEQVAEGYRAMHERRAIKALLWPDA, encoded by the coding sequence ACCGACGCCATCATTCGCATCGTCGCCACCTGCGTATGTGGTTCTGATCTCTGGACGTATCGCGGGCTGAACCCTATCGAGAAACCCATCCCCATGGGACATGAATACGTCGGCATCGTCGAAGAGGTCGGCCCGGACGTCCGCCACGTGAAGCCAGGACAATTTGTGATTGGGGCGTTTTTCGCGACCGACGGCACGTGCCCCATCTGCCAAGCGGGGTACCCGTCCTCGTGCGTCAATCGGCGCAGCATCCCCGGCGCCCAGGCGCCTTACGTGCGCATCCCCTGGGCAGACGGCACCCTCGTGCCCACCCCGGGCATGCCGGATCGCGCCCTCATTCCCAGCCTTCTCACGCTCTCGGACGTGATGGGCACAGGCTGGTTTGCCGCAGACGCTGCGGAAGTACGTCCAGGCAAGACCGCCGTGGTTGTGGGCGACGGCGCCGTGGGACTCTGCGCCGTGATCGCGGCCAAGCAGATGGGCGCCTCGCGGATTATCGTGATGAGCCGGCACGAGAAGAGACAGGCCCTGGCGAAGGAGTTTGGCGCCACGGACATTGTAGAGGAGCGAGGCGACGAAGGGGTCAAGCGCATTCTGGACATGACGGACGGCCTCGGCGCGGAGTCGGTGCTCGAGTGCGTCGGCACGCAGGAAGCCATGATGCAGGCCATCCAGTGCACGCGCCCGGGCGGACATATGAGCTTCGTCGGCGTGCCACACGGCGTGTCCTTGGACGGACGGCTGCTGTTTTACAAACAGATTCACCTGCATGGAGGTCCGGCGCCGGTCCGCCGATACCTGCCGGATCTCATCCAGTTGGTCTGGCAAGGGAAGATTCAGCCCGGGAAAGTGTTCGATCTCGAACTGCCGCTTGAACAGGTGGCGGAAGGTTATCGAGCCATGCACGAGCGCCGCGCCATCAAAGCCTTATTGTGGCCGGACGCGTGA